Proteins from one bacterium genomic window:
- the rlmN gene encoding 23S rRNA (adenine(2503)-C(2))-methyltransferase RlmN: MAELAGLTTQELKTLAESFGEKPFRGKQLATWLYQKSQTDLAAMSDLPASFRTKLAEAGHGTGALEVTRVQVATDGTQKFLFDTHGCGMIESVFMPSEGRTSVCVSTQIGCAVACAFCETGLSGFQRHLSPGEIVAQVLEIQRRTGERVSHVVFMGMGEPLFNYESTLKAVRLLNEEVGIGMRHLTVSTSGVVPGIQKLADEDLQLTLALSLHAPNDELRNFLVPLNRKYPLAVLREAVLDYTERTGRRLTIEYVMLDGVNDTPELAKQTADWLRGIHTHVNLIPFNATDAQFGPSKPEAIQAFRAVLEAAGFPVTVRVERGADIAAACGQLRRQALKSSGEIVPLLKGMKDPEPVAE, from the coding sequence ATGGCTGAATTGGCGGGTCTGACGACCCAGGAGCTCAAAACCCTCGCCGAGTCCTTCGGTGAGAAGCCCTTCAGGGGCAAGCAACTCGCAACCTGGCTCTACCAGAAGAGCCAGACGGATCTCGCCGCCATGAGCGACTTGCCAGCAAGCTTCCGCACGAAGCTCGCCGAGGCGGGCCACGGTACCGGCGCCCTCGAGGTGACCCGGGTCCAGGTGGCGACCGACGGCACCCAGAAGTTCCTCTTCGACACCCACGGCTGCGGCATGATCGAGAGCGTGTTCATGCCGAGCGAGGGCCGCACCAGCGTCTGCGTCTCGACCCAGATCGGCTGCGCGGTCGCTTGCGCCTTCTGCGAGACGGGCCTCTCGGGCTTCCAGCGACACCTGTCGCCCGGCGAGATCGTCGCCCAGGTCCTCGAGATTCAGCGCCGCACCGGCGAGCGGGTCTCCCACGTGGTCTTCATGGGCATGGGCGAGCCCCTCTTCAACTACGAGAGCACCCTCAAGGCCGTGCGCCTCCTCAACGAGGAAGTCGGCATCGGCATGCGGCACCTGACGGTCTCGACGTCGGGGGTGGTGCCCGGCATCCAGAAGCTCGCCGACGAAGACTTGCAGCTGACGCTCGCGCTCTCGCTGCATGCGCCGAACGACGAGCTGCGCAACTTCCTGGTGCCCCTCAACCGCAAGTACCCGCTCGCGGTCCTGCGCGAGGCGGTGCTCGACTACACCGAGCGCACGGGCCGTCGTCTGACCATCGAGTACGTCATGCTCGACGGGGTCAACGACACCCCCGAGCTCGCCAAGCAGACCGCCGACTGGCTGCGGGGCATCCACACCCACGTCAACCTCATCCCCTTCAACGCGACCGACGCCCAGTTCGGCCCGAGCAAGCCCGAGGCCATCCAGGCCTTCCGCGCGGTGCTCGAGGCGGCGGGCTTCCCGGTGACGGTGCGCGTCGAGCGCGGCGCGGACATCGCGGCCGCCTGCGGCCAGCTGCGGCGCCAGGCGCTCAAGTCCTCGGGCGAGATCGTGCCCCTCTTGAAGGGCATGAAGGATCCGGAGCCCGTGGCCGAATGA
- the rsgA gene encoding ribosome small subunit-dependent GTPase A, producing MTERAWGPDAGVVIRRITNYYTVRFRGEDYVCLPRARLKKERVAIHVGDRVLIEEIDLANRTATVAEVLPRFNMLPRPPIANVDQAVLVFAADRPAFNPMLLDRFLVLVAQSGIDSAIAINKADLLDPEVLEALVAPYRAIGYPVVTVSAERGDVEPLRALLAGKETVFAGPSGVGKSSLLNALEPGLALKAAEVSAKIQRGRHTTTYASLYALETAGETAYVADTPGYSHLGFGPLHPTQLGWLFPEMAPHIPDCRFPDCLHRGEPGCAVAERAQVAESRFASYLRFLEELEATEERLASTSTKNEGAIKRKAAAGGGETKLIRLAAGARDDSRRKSKQRLRDLHLEEPEDDEESDGQPDDQVLE from the coding sequence ATGACCGAGCGCGCTTGGGGACCGGACGCGGGGGTCGTGATCCGGCGGATCACGAACTACTACACCGTTCGTTTCCGAGGCGAGGACTACGTCTGCCTGCCGCGGGCCCGCCTCAAGAAGGAGCGGGTCGCCATCCACGTGGGCGATCGCGTCCTGATCGAGGAGATCGACCTGGCCAACCGCACGGCCACCGTCGCCGAGGTCCTGCCCCGCTTCAACATGCTGCCGCGGCCGCCCATCGCCAACGTGGACCAGGCGGTCCTGGTCTTCGCGGCCGATCGCCCCGCCTTCAATCCCATGCTGCTCGACCGCTTCTTGGTGCTCGTCGCCCAGAGCGGGATCGACAGCGCGATCGCCATCAATAAGGCTGATCTGCTCGACCCCGAGGTCCTCGAGGCTCTGGTCGCCCCTTACCGCGCCATCGGCTACCCGGTGGTGACGGTCTCGGCCGAGCGCGGCGACGTGGAGCCCCTGCGCGCTTTGCTCGCCGGCAAGGAGACCGTCTTTGCCGGTCCCTCGGGGGTGGGCAAGTCGTCCTTGCTCAACGCCCTGGAGCCGGGCCTCGCCCTCAAGGCCGCCGAGGTCAGCGCCAAGATCCAGCGTGGCCGCCATACCACGACCTACGCCTCGCTCTACGCCCTCGAAACCGCCGGCGAGACCGCCTACGTGGCGGACACCCCCGGCTACTCGCACCTGGGCTTCGGCCCCCTGCACCCCACCCAGCTCGGTTGGCTCTTCCCCGAGATGGCGCCCCACATCCCCGACTGCCGCTTCCCCGATTGCCTGCACCGGGGCGAACCCGGCTGCGCGGTCGCCGAGCGGGCGCAGGTCGCCGAGAGCCGCTTCGCCAGCTACCTGCGCTTCCTCGAAGAGCTCGAAGCCACCGAGGAGCGCCTGGCCTCCACCAGCACCAAGAACGAGGGCGCCATCAAGCGCAAGGCCGCAGCCGGCGGGGGCGAAACCAAGCTGATCCGCCTGGCGGCGGGAGCGCGCGACGACTCGCGCCGAAAATCCAAGCAGCGCCTACGGGATCTGCACCTGGAGGAGCCCGAGGACGACGAAGAATCTGACGGCCAGCCTGACGATCAAGTGCTAGAATAG
- the glmU gene encoding bifunctional UDP-N-acetylglucosamine diphosphorylase/glucosamine-1-phosphate N-acetyltransferase GlmU, producing the protein MPESTHDVSQLTALILAAGKGTRMKSALPKVLHRIAGEPLIGHVLATVERLGISRTVAIVGHGAEQVRAALSEAVQTVEQREQLGTAHAVLQAESALAGFTGEVVILSGDVPLLSPETLLAMLDTHRKAGAALTALTFKPQDPSRYGRIVRDAAGHLSRIVEYKDATEAEREIGEVNAGVYLADWPQLLAALKGIGNDNAQGEYYLPDAVTALNAKGLVVAAYATDDEIEVAGVNTRLELVALGEAYQERAARQWLEAGVTIESPRTTWIGPRVSLGEDTVVESGVQLYGRTRVGSGCRIGAHSQLIDAVLGDDVTILQSYLSESAVGDGTIVGPFAHLRNGAEIGTNCRIGNFVEVKGSVFGDGAKASHLAYIGDASVGAKANIGAGTITCNYDGERKHRTTIGEGSFVGSNNTLVAPVTIGAGAYTAAGSTITQDVPDGALAFGRARQAVKLGWAMQRKGIKQ; encoded by the coding sequence ATGCCCGAATCGACTCACGACGTTTCCCAGCTCACCGCACTGATTCTCGCCGCCGGCAAGGGAACTCGAATGAAGAGCGCCCTGCCCAAGGTCCTCCACCGGATCGCGGGCGAGCCCCTCATCGGGCACGTGCTCGCGACCGTCGAGCGGCTCGGCATCTCGCGCACGGTCGCCATCGTCGGCCACGGCGCCGAGCAGGTCCGCGCCGCGCTGAGCGAGGCGGTCCAGACCGTCGAGCAGCGTGAGCAGCTCGGCACCGCCCACGCGGTCCTCCAGGCCGAGAGCGCCCTTGCGGGCTTCACGGGCGAGGTCGTCATCCTGAGTGGCGACGTGCCCCTTTTGAGCCCCGAGACCTTGCTTGCGATGCTCGACACCCACCGCAAGGCGGGTGCCGCCCTGACGGCGCTCACCTTCAAGCCCCAGGACCCCTCGCGCTACGGTCGCATCGTGCGGGACGCCGCGGGTCACCTCTCGCGGATCGTCGAGTACAAGGACGCCACCGAGGCCGAGCGCGAAATCGGCGAGGTCAACGCCGGGGTCTACCTCGCCGACTGGCCCCAACTGCTCGCGGCCCTCAAGGGCATCGGCAACGACAACGCCCAGGGCGAGTACTACCTGCCGGATGCGGTGACGGCCCTCAACGCCAAGGGCCTGGTGGTCGCCGCCTACGCGACCGACGACGAGATTGAGGTCGCGGGCGTCAACACCCGCCTGGAGCTGGTGGCCCTCGGCGAAGCCTACCAGGAGCGCGCCGCGCGCCAGTGGCTCGAAGCCGGGGTGACCATCGAGAGCCCCCGCACCACCTGGATCGGGCCCCGGGTCTCCCTCGGCGAGGATACGGTGGTCGAGTCGGGCGTCCAGCTCTACGGCCGCACCCGGGTCGGCAGCGGCTGCCGCATCGGCGCGCACAGCCAGCTCATCGACGCTGTGCTGGGCGATGACGTCACCATCCTCCAGTCGTACCTCTCGGAGTCGGCGGTGGGCGACGGCACCATCGTCGGCCCCTTCGCTCATCTCCGCAACGGCGCCGAAATCGGCACCAACTGCCGGATCGGCAACTTCGTCGAGGTCAAGGGCTCGGTCTTCGGCGATGGCGCCAAGGCCTCGCACCTCGCCTACATCGGGGATGCCTCGGTGGGCGCCAAGGCCAACATCGGGGCGGGCACCATCACCTGCAACTACGACGGGGAGCGCAAGCACCGCACCACGATCGGCGAGGGCAGCTTCGTCGGCTCCAACAACACCCTCGTCGCCCCTGTCACCATCGGCGCTGGCGCCTACACGGCGGCAGGTTCCACCATCACCCAAGACGTGCCCGACGGCGCGCTCGCTTTTGGGCGTGCTCGGCAGGCCGTGAAGCTCGGCTGGGCCATGCAGCGAAAGGGCATCAAGCAATGA
- a CDS encoding ribose-phosphate pyrophosphokinase, translated as MLSSRRGERVHIPQRSMKIFSGSANPALAEEVATYLGTEIEPIKIANFSDGEIYVQIQNSVRGADVFLVQPICHPVNYNMMELMIMLDAFKRASAHSITAVIPYYAYARQDRKAQGREAITAKLVADLLTTAGATRVLTMDLHAPQIQGFFNILVDHLHASPVLVEYVRKKNFEDLVIVSPDVGGVARARSYAKKLDAPLAIIDKRRPKHNTAEVLNIIGDIKDKTCVILDDLADTAGTLTEVAKLLMAQGARAVYACVTHGVLSGPAIERIEASPLSELIITNTIPLPEEKQISKIKVLSVAGLLGEAILRIHEDASISTMFE; from the coding sequence ATGCTCTCCTCTCGGCGCGGCGAGCGGGTCCACATCCCGCAGCGCTCCATGAAGATCTTCTCGGGGTCGGCCAACCCGGCGCTCGCCGAGGAGGTCGCCACCTACCTGGGCACCGAGATCGAACCCATCAAGATCGCGAACTTCTCGGACGGCGAGATCTACGTCCAGATCCAGAACTCGGTGCGCGGGGCCGACGTCTTCTTGGTGCAGCCCATCTGCCACCCGGTCAACTACAACATGATGGAGCTGATGATCATGCTCGATGCGTTCAAGCGCGCATCGGCCCACTCGATCACGGCCGTGATCCCCTACTACGCCTACGCTCGCCAGGACCGCAAGGCCCAGGGCCGCGAGGCCATCACGGCCAAGCTGGTCGCCGACCTGCTCACCACCGCCGGCGCCACCCGCGTCTTGACCATGGACCTGCACGCCCCCCAGATCCAGGGCTTCTTCAACATCCTGGTCGATCATCTCCACGCTTCGCCGGTCTTGGTCGAGTACGTCCGCAAGAAGAACTTCGAGGACCTGGTCATCGTCTCGCCCGACGTGGGCGGCGTGGCGCGCGCCCGCTCCTACGCCAAGAAGCTCGACGCGCCCCTGGCCATCATCGATAAGCGCCGTCCCAAGCACAACACCGCCGAGGTCCTCAACATCATCGGCGACATCAAGGACAAGACCTGCGTCATCCTCGACGACCTGGCGGACACCGCTGGCACCCTGACCGAGGTCGCCAAGCTCCTGATGGCTCAGGGTGCTCGCGCGGTTTACGCCTGCGTCACCCACGGCGTGCTCTCGGGGCCCGCCATCGAGCGGATCGAGGCCTCGCCCCTTTCCGAACTCATCATTACCAATACCATCCCCCTGCCCGAGGAGAAGCAAATCTCCAAGATCAAGGTCCTCTCGGTGGCGGGGCTCTTGGGCGAAGCGATCCTGCGCATCCACGAGGATGCGTCGATCAGCACCATGTTCGAGTAG
- a CDS encoding aminoacyl-tRNA hydrolase: MKVVVGLGNPGKQYEETRHNAGFMVVERLAKAMGVEGKHEPRFEAMVGEGRLGTEKVILVEPLTFMNLSGRSIQKVLHFYKLTPDDLIVVYDDFAIPCGTVRVRTSGSAGGHNGISSTISCLNTQAFPRVRVGVGPLPPGASTTSFVLGKFRPDELPLLEQGLDDAVGAVETAIRQGFTEAMQRFNAAKAVT; this comes from the coding sequence ATGAAGGTCGTCGTTGGCCTCGGGAACCCGGGGAAACAGTACGAGGAGACCCGCCACAACGCGGGCTTCATGGTCGTCGAGCGCCTGGCCAAGGCCATGGGCGTCGAGGGCAAGCACGAGCCGCGCTTCGAGGCCATGGTCGGCGAGGGGCGTCTCGGCACCGAGAAGGTGATCCTGGTCGAGCCCCTCACCTTCATGAACCTGTCGGGCCGCTCCATCCAGAAGGTGCTGCACTTCTACAAGCTCACGCCCGACGACCTCATCGTCGTCTACGACGACTTCGCCATCCCGTGCGGCACGGTGCGGGTGCGGACTTCGGGCTCGGCGGGGGGCCACAACGGCATCTCGTCGACCATCTCCTGCCTCAACACCCAGGCCTTCCCGAGGGTGCGGGTGGGGGTCGGGCCGCTGCCGCCCGGGGCCTCGACCACCTCGTTCGTGCTCGGCAAGTTCCGCCCGGATGAGCTTCCCTTGCTGGAGCAGGGCCTGGACGACGCGGTCGGAGCGGTCGAAACGGCCATCCGCCAGGGCTTCACCGAGGCGATGCAGCGTTTCAACGCCGCCAAGGCCGTGACCTAA